In Flavobacterium enshiense, the genomic stretch CCGCCGATTTTACTCCGACAACAGAATAAGCTGCTTTTTCGATACGTTTTTTACACATATCACAATTTCCTTTTACTTCCACATCCGCTTTAGCGTTTTTGTTCTTTTTTTCCTGTGCTTGGGCTGTAAATCCGAAAAAGGAAATCAGCAGTATTACAATAATATTTTTCATGAAAATTTAAGTTTAGCTGTTTATTATCTATTTAACTTTAAATCGGATTCCGGCATAATACATCTGTCCGAAAACCGGTGCGTATATCATTGAACTGTCAAAATACGGGCCAAAAGGATCCTCCGCACCTAAAATAGCATTTTTTTGTTTGTAATTCCCAATATTTTCACCCCCCACATACATCTCAAACACACTGGAGAAAGTTCGCGTTACCTGAGCATTCATTACCGAAAACGGATTTGAATACGGGTTCAGTTTATACGGCTCCGGATTGGTTGACGTATTTGGCAAACGCTGTTTCCCCATCCAGTTATAGGTAAAATCAAATTTCCATTGCTGTCCTTTTTCCTTGATGTGGGTTTCGTAGGCCAGATTGGTAAAGAAACGATGTTTTGCCTGCAATGGACGGTCCAATGTTCCTGTCAGATAGTCGGTTTGAATATCATAAAACTTATAGGCGGTACGAACCGAAAAATGTGTCATTAAATCCACATTGAAATCGATTTGCAAACTGTTCGCATATGATTTTCCATCTAAATTATGAAAAACTACGGCCTGTGGACTGAAATCCACATCCACCACGGCCTGATTTTGAAAATCCGTTCTGTAGTAATCTAAAGTTACTTCAGCCTTTTTACCAAGCAGTTGAAAGCCTTGTGTGAAACTCACCCCATAATTCCACGCAATTTCGGGATCCAAACCATAGATTTTTCCATTTGCATTAATAACCGAAAAAGCTCTGGAACTCGCAAAAAGGTTTTGATTTTCAGCAAAAATATTGGCACTGCGCTTTCCTCTTCCCGCAGATGCACGCAACACGGCTTTTTCCCATGGATTGTAGCGCACGTGAAGTCTCGGGGTAAAAAATGCTCCTAAACGATTATGTAAATCGAAACGGGCTCCAGCCACCAAGCTAAAATTATCGGTATTATCGTAAGTATATTCAAAAAACGCTCCCAGGGAATTATCTCTTCGACTGACGTCCATCGGCAAACCTACCGTCACAAATTCGTTGTAATCATCTGATGTGAAATTCAAACCCGTAGCAAATTTATTTAATGTATTACTGATGATGGAATTATAAATCACATTCGAATAAAAACTGTTCTGCTGAATATTGTATTGGTTTAAACCGAAATAGGATTTCTGACTATGATAGTTATATGCGTTTTGAAAACCGATGCTCTTCCATGGCATATCCGGAAAAACATAACCTATTTTTGAAGAAACATCCACTTTATCGGTATTGATTTCGGAACCCCAGTGGTTCGTTGTTCCTTTATCCGTATCGGGATCAAAATCAACCTGACCCGCTTGCTTTTCGTCTCTCATGTAACGCACATTCAAAAAGCTCACCCAACCATTTTCCAGATCGTTGTACTGCCAGCGGTTCATCAAGTTAATTTGTTTTCCCAAAGGATTGTCTAAAAACATATCATCATTCATATCCTTTTTAGACACACGGGTACTACCATGAACGAAAAGACTGCTGCTTAATTTATCTGTAAACTTTTTGTTGAGATGTGTATTCAGCTCAAAACGGCTGTCGGTCGATCCATAAGCATTCAGATAAAACGGAATGTCGTTTGCGGGCTTTAACAACTCGGTATTGATTTGTCCCGAAATGCTCTCATACCCATTCACCACACTCCCTGCTCCTTTTGTTATCTGGATACTTTCCACCCATGTCCCTGGAATAAACGATAGTCCGTATGCCTGAGAGGCTCCTCGAACCGAAGGAATATTTTCTTCTGCAATCAAGATGTACGGACTGGTTAAGCCCAGCATTTTGATTTGCTTGCTTCCAGAAACGGCATCAGAGAAATTTACATCGATGGACGGATTGGTTTCAAAACTTTCGGAAAGGTTGCAACACGCCGCTTTGAGCAATTCTTTGCTGCTCATAGTGGTTACGTTAGCCGTTTTTACATACGACTTTTGAAGCGAGTTTCGTTTGGTCGTTACTACAACCTCATCCAGACTTTTTCTCTTACTGGGTTGAAGTTGCACCTTGATCTCTTTTGGCTCATGAACCATAAGGGAAACACTTTGATATCCCACATAACTCACGGTTATTTCATGGCTTCCCGGATTCATCGGCAAACTGAAAAATCCTTTTTCGTCGGTCGTTGCTCCTTTATCGGTATCTTTCCATACGATGGAAGCGCCGGGCAAAGGATTATTTTTTTCGTCGGTTACGGTACCCGACACATTTTCCTGAGCTAACGCAATATTGGCTGTCAGCATAAGGAAAATCATAATATATTTATACATGATTTTGATTTTAATGTTTCAATAGAAGTTTACTCCGATTAAATCGGAAAATCGGAAAAACATTAAAATCTGTCGTAGAAAAGATACTGGCAATAGAGTTTGTAGAGTGGCGGAGCATTACTGTCGCAATAAAACGAAGGAGCATCACTTTTCAATTTAATTTCTTCAAAATCAACAGGTACTTCCGGCGCTTTCCATCCTTCTACAAAAGTAAAAGCACCTAAATCTAACTGAAAACTTTTTACGATAACCTCATCGGAAATCGTTTTTTTCAAATCGACCTTACTGTTGGAACAACAACTGTCGTGTTCGTCCGTAGAAGCACAGCATGTCTCTTGCTTTTCAATTTTCTTTACTTCACAAGGCTCCGATTTTTTATAATCCAATGAAATTTCAGCCAGATCTCCGCCGCAATAATGCACATTGAACGCCAGTCCGACATTGGAAACCAAGATCAGCAGCGCTAAAACGAAACTAATGTGCTTATTTATTTTCATTTTGTTAAAATCTGACCAAAATTAACTCTTTTTTTCAATTTCAAAACACAATTTACTGTTAATTGATTTCAACTGTCTGCCCCTGATAAGGTATCTCACAATTAATGGCGTAACGCGTTTCGATTTTTTCCTTCAAAGCTACTAAGGCTTCCGTTTCGCCATGAACCAGAAAAACGGTCTGAGGTTTTTCATCCAGCTCCGACAACCAATTCAACAAATCATCCTGATCACCATGTGCAGACAGCCCTTCTATTTCGACTATTTTGGCTTCTACGGGATAATACTTCCCATACATTTTAATCTCTTTCTCACCATCCAACAGTTTTCTTCCACGTGTTCCTTCTGCCTGATAGCCAACAATTATAACTGTCGTTTCCGGACGTATTATATACCGCTCCAGATAACTCAAAACGCGACCGCCTGTAACCATCCCACTCGCGGCAATTACCACTTTGGGCTGATCATCATAAATTGCGGCAATAGTATCTTCATAGTCCGTTATCATGGAAAAAACGGCGCACATCTCCTGACATTCGTCTGACCTTAATTTGTGCCATTCCCGGTTATCTTCAAAAATATCTATCACCTTAACCCCCATCGGCGTATCAATGATATAAGGCATCTCCGGAATCTCGCCTGCTTTTTTAAGCTGCCAGATCAAATACATGATCGCTTGGGCACGTTCGACGGCAAAACTTGGAATGACAACATTTCCACCTTTCTCAAAAGTTTCGTTGATAGCCTGCTTCAATTCTTCTTTAGGATCATTATCAGGATGCAGCTTATCGCCATAGGTACTCTCCAAAAAAACATAGTCTCCCTCTTTCGGTTTTACGGGAGCATACATCAGGTCGTCGTTATCCCTTCCGATATCGCCTGAAAAAACAAGTCGTTTGCCTTCTATAAACAATTCAATGGAACAGGCGCCCAATATATGTCCGGCTGAAAAATAGCGGGCTGAAATTTCGGCA encodes the following:
- a CDS encoding MBL fold metallo-hydrolase RNA specificity domain-containing protein yields the protein MKIQFLGAAGTVTGSKTLIESKGIRILVDCGMFQGNREVRQLNWEPLPILPSTIDFVLLTHGHLDHCGWLPLLIRQGFEGKIFCTSPTKAITRLILMDSAKIQEEEAEKANKEHYSKHNPAEPLYTVEEAEEVLPFFRVIKPDTFFDVDAEISARYFSAGHILGACSIELFIEGKRLVFSGDIGRDNDDLMYAPVKPKEGDYVFLESTYGDKLHPDNDPKEELKQAINETFEKGGNVVIPSFAVERAQAIMYLIWQLKKAGEIPEMPYIIDTPMGVKVIDIFEDNREWHKLRSDECQEMCAVFSMITDYEDTIAAIYDDQPKVVIAASGMVTGGRVLSYLERYIIRPETTVIIVGYQAEGTRGRKLLDGEKEIKMYGKYYPVEAKIVEIEGLSAHGDQDDLLNWLSELDEKPQTVFLVHGETEALVALKEKIETRYAINCEIPYQGQTVEIN
- a CDS encoding heavy-metal-associated domain-containing protein, translating into MKNIIVILLISFFGFTAQAQEKKNKNAKADVEVKGNCDMCKKRIEKAAYSVVGVKSAVWHSDDQVLHLVFNEQKCSLEDVEKSIAKAGHDTKDVKAPEDSYNNLHTCCQYDR
- a CDS encoding TonB-dependent receptor, translating into MYKYIMIFLMLTANIALAQENVSGTVTDEKNNPLPGASIVWKDTDKGATTDEKGFFSLPMNPGSHEITVSYVGYQSVSLMVHEPKEIKVQLQPSKRKSLDEVVVTTKRNSLQKSYVKTANVTTMSSKELLKAACCNLSESFETNPSIDVNFSDAVSGSKQIKMLGLTSPYILIAEENIPSVRGASQAYGLSFIPGTWVESIQITKGAGSVVNGYESISGQINTELLKPANDIPFYLNAYGSTDSRFELNTHLNKKFTDKLSSSLFVHGSTRVSKKDMNDDMFLDNPLGKQINLMNRWQYNDLENGWVSFLNVRYMRDEKQAGQVDFDPDTDKGTTNHWGSEINTDKVDVSSKIGYVFPDMPWKSIGFQNAYNYHSQKSYFGLNQYNIQQNSFYSNVIYNSIISNTLNKFATGLNFTSDDYNEFVTVGLPMDVSRRDNSLGAFFEYTYDNTDNFSLVAGARFDLHNRLGAFFTPRLHVRYNPWEKAVLRASAGRGKRSANIFAENQNLFASSRAFSVINANGKIYGLDPEIAWNYGVSFTQGFQLLGKKAEVTLDYYRTDFQNQAVVDVDFSPQAVVFHNLDGKSYANSLQIDFNVDLMTHFSVRTAYKFYDIQTDYLTGTLDRPLQAKHRFFTNLAYETHIKEKGQQWKFDFTYNWMGKQRLPNTSTNPEPYKLNPYSNPFSVMNAQVTRTFSSVFEMYVGGENIGNYKQKNAILGAEDPFGPYFDSSMIYAPVFGQMYYAGIRFKVK
- a CDS encoding HYC_CC_PP family protein, whose product is MKINKHISFVLALLILVSNVGLAFNVHYCGGDLAEISLDYKKSEPCEVKKIEKQETCCASTDEHDSCCSNSKVDLKKTISDEVIVKSFQLDLGAFTFVEGWKAPEVPVDFEEIKLKSDAPSFYCDSNAPPLYKLYCQYLFYDRF